Proteins encoded by one window of Bradyrhizobium sp. B097:
- a CDS encoding type IV toxin-antitoxin system AbiEi family antitoxin domain-containing protein translates to MAKPASTQQDRAIELLKERGIARPSELATAGVTPATIARMKKKGLVVQLGRGLYQLPDAPIDTHHSLAEAAKRVPKGVVALTSALAFHDLTDTIPSMVWLAIGPKDRQPLSTNPPMQFVHFSPERLQEGVETHTIEGCPVKIFSPAKTVVDLFRYRRSAGTRYRHSTGLNLALEGLREALRTRKAKPSEIADFARKAGVWKAMQPYMDAMTANG, encoded by the coding sequence ATGGCGAAGCCAGCCTCGACCCAACAAGACCGTGCCATCGAACTCCTCAAGGAGCGCGGCATCGCGCGCCCTTCTGAGCTCGCCACGGCGGGCGTCACGCCCGCGACCATCGCGCGCATGAAGAAAAAAGGCCTCGTCGTCCAACTCGGGCGCGGCCTCTACCAACTGCCCGACGCTCCCATCGACACCCACCACTCCCTTGCCGAAGCTGCCAAGCGCGTGCCCAAGGGGGTTGTCGCGCTGACCTCGGCGCTCGCTTTTCATGACCTGACCGACACCATACCCTCCATGGTCTGGCTCGCCATCGGCCCCAAAGACCGGCAACCGCTTTCAACCAACCCGCCCATGCAGTTCGTGCACTTCAGCCCGGAGCGGCTTCAGGAGGGCGTCGAGACCCACACCATCGAAGGTTGCCCGGTGAAGATCTTCAGCCCCGCCAAGACTGTCGTCGATCTTTTTCGCTACCGGCGGAGCGCCGGGACACGCTATCGTCACAGCACCGGCCTCAACCTCGCGCTCGAAGGTCTGCGTGAGGCCCTGCGAACCCGCAAGGCCAAGCCGTCTGAGATCGCGGATTTTGCGCGCAAGGCCGGGGTCTGGAAAGCCATGCAACCTTATATGGACGCGATGACCGCCAATGGCTAA
- a CDS encoding site-specific integrase → MFAAATGVRAGELHALRWRHVDFERCELNIESRVDPYGVEDVPKTVAGLRTIPLGEGMLVLLREGRGKTRFPGKDDLIFPNREGTYKNHENLVKRYFQPLFVRLAKLWQEQRRNEPFETFNWHALRHFAISCWIEAGLPPKAVQTFAGHSSLQVTTDRYGHLFRSDSHAAAMDAIAADIAGPTPPIGTRPLGRKGSDFIP, encoded by the coding sequence ATGTTTGCCGCCGCAACCGGCGTTCGCGCGGGAGAACTTCACGCCCTTCGCTGGAGGCATGTTGATTTCGAACGGTGCGAGCTCAACATCGAAAGCCGCGTCGATCCCTATGGTGTCGAGGACGTGCCCAAGACGGTTGCGGGCTTGCGAACCATTCCGCTCGGGGAGGGGATGTTGGTCCTGCTGCGCGAGGGGCGCGGCAAGACGCGTTTTCCGGGCAAGGACGATCTCATCTTTCCGAACCGCGAAGGCACCTACAAGAACCACGAAAATCTCGTGAAGCGTTACTTCCAGCCGCTCTTCGTCCGGCTTGCCAAGCTCTGGCAGGAGCAGCGACGCAACGAGCCGTTCGAGACCTTCAACTGGCACGCGCTCCGGCATTTTGCGATTTCGTGCTGGATCGAAGCCGGGCTTCCGCCCAAGGCGGTGCAGACCTTCGCGGGCCATTCCAGCCTGCAAGTCACTACGGATCGCTACGGGCACCTGTTCCGGTCAGATAGCCATGCCGCGGCCATGGACGCGATCGCGGCTGATATAGCCGGGCCAACGCCGCCCATCGGCACCCGTCCGCTTGGTCGTAAGGGTTCCGATTTTATTCCGTAA
- a CDS encoding PaaI family thioesterase, translating into MTEFDQLARGMFKRATSDDSQEYGNFFLSRLLGFEFEFGSGLCSVCFEASRLLQNPQGSLHGGILALAMDMSMGHRIHHVAGVAATVELKVQYFAPITSGIVRCEASFLSRGRKISLLESRALRADRVLVAHATATWKQRTQIDVFAPHPKF; encoded by the coding sequence ATGACCGAATTCGATCAACTTGCTCGCGGTATGTTTAAGCGCGCTACATCCGACGACAGTCAGGAATATGGCAACTTCTTTCTTTCAAGACTGCTCGGATTCGAGTTCGAGTTTGGGAGTGGTTTATGCTCTGTTTGCTTTGAGGCCTCACGTCTGCTTCAGAACCCCCAAGGATCACTGCATGGCGGTATCCTGGCGCTAGCCATGGATATGTCTATGGGACACCGTATCCATCACGTCGCCGGTGTTGCAGCGACAGTTGAGCTGAAAGTCCAATATTTCGCGCCGATAACGAGCGGCATCGTCCGTTGTGAAGCTTCATTCCTTTCGCGGGGCCGAAAGATCTCACTTCTGGAGTCGCGCGCCTTGCGCGCCGATCGCGTGCTTGTTGCCCACGCTACTGCTACTTGGAAACAACGCACCCAGATCGACGTTTTCGCGCCCCATCCTAAGTTCTAG
- a CDS encoding LysR family transcriptional regulator: MRDNPLEDLGKRRSEGRRMSIRDLKTFLAVVEHGSFAGAATAVRRSQSAITAQMRALEEEVGFPLFDRSKRPPLLNDAGRAFASKAAQAVQGYDSLFEDPA; this comes from the coding sequence GTGCGCGACAATCCTCTGGAAGATTTGGGTAAGCGTCGGAGCGAGGGCAGACGCATGTCAATTCGAGATCTGAAGACATTTCTCGCCGTCGTCGAGCACGGATCTTTCGCTGGTGCGGCGACGGCCGTTCGCCGATCGCAATCCGCGATCACTGCCCAGATGAGGGCACTTGAGGAGGAAGTTGGATTTCCACTTTTCGACCGCTCGAAGCGACCGCCTTTGCTTAATGATGCGGGTCGCGCGTTCGCCTCCAAAGCCGCTCAAGCGGTACAAGGTTACGACAGCCTGTTTGAGGATCCCGCCTGA
- a CDS encoding enoyl-CoA hydratase-related protein, translating into MTCEYVKISREGHCTIITINRPEAHNALNAACHSELEVVFDNFAADDEQWVAIITGAGQKAFCAGHDLKQQAAGGGLATPPKGFGGITKRFDLAKPVIAAVNGVAMGGGFEIALACDIVVAADNAVFALPEPRVGLAALAGGIQRLPHEIGLKRAMGMMLTGRRVSAQEALSLGLVNEVVCGDVLDAARRWADEILACSPMSVRATKEAVLRGLSRSISEGSSEEWEYPAMRAMLVSADAVEGPQAFTEKRKPNWKGR; encoded by the coding sequence ATGACTTGCGAATATGTCAAGATTTCCCGCGAAGGACACTGCACGATCATCACGATTAACAGGCCTGAGGCACACAACGCTTTGAATGCGGCTTGCCATTCCGAGCTTGAAGTGGTGTTCGACAACTTTGCCGCAGACGACGAACAGTGGGTCGCGATCATCACGGGAGCCGGACAGAAAGCATTCTGCGCAGGGCACGATCTGAAGCAGCAGGCTGCTGGCGGTGGACTTGCAACGCCGCCAAAGGGCTTCGGCGGCATAACGAAGCGCTTCGATCTTGCGAAACCGGTCATCGCGGCGGTCAACGGGGTGGCGATGGGCGGTGGATTCGAGATCGCGCTTGCATGCGACATCGTCGTGGCGGCCGACAACGCCGTGTTTGCTCTACCGGAACCGCGCGTGGGCCTTGCGGCGCTCGCTGGCGGAATTCAGCGCTTGCCGCACGAGATCGGCTTGAAACGAGCAATGGGCATGATGCTGACCGGGCGGCGAGTCAGCGCCCAAGAAGCCCTCTCGCTTGGTCTCGTCAATGAAGTGGTGTGCGGCGACGTGCTGGATGCCGCCAGGCGTTGGGCCGATGAAATCCTCGCCTGTAGTCCGATGTCGGTCCGAGCTACGAAGGAAGCGGTCCTCCGGGGATTGTCACGATCCATTTCCGAAGGAAGTTCAGAGGAATGGGAGTACCCCGCCATGAGGGCGATGCTCGTTTCCGCGGATGCAGTCGAAGGTCCGCAGGCATTTACAGAAAAGCGAAAGCCCAATTGGAAAGGCCGGTAG
- a CDS encoding nitroreductase codes for MKVSDALHSRTSVRAFSDKPVPGDVVREILLAASRAPSGGNLQPWHVWVIGGEELARFKALMAERVKTSPMGEQSEYNIYPPELKEPYRTRRVKNGEDLYRTIGIPREDKAARLNQLAKNFTFFGAPVGLFFAIDRQMEPGQWADLGMYMQSIMLLAVERGLSTCPQEAWALWHKTVSDFIGLPSHLMLFCGMALGYTDPQHPINSLRADRADLSEFTTFIGL; via the coding sequence ATGAAAGTATCGGACGCACTGCATTCGCGGACCTCCGTGCGGGCATTTTCGGACAAGCCCGTCCCCGGAGACGTCGTTAGAGAGATCCTGCTTGCTGCCAGTCGCGCACCTTCTGGCGGCAATTTACAGCCGTGGCACGTTTGGGTGATAGGCGGTGAAGAGCTCGCACGCTTCAAGGCATTGATGGCGGAGCGGGTCAAGACGAGTCCGATGGGCGAGCAATCGGAATACAACATCTATCCGCCGGAACTAAAAGAGCCGTATAGAACCCGACGAGTCAAGAACGGCGAAGATCTCTACCGCACAATTGGAATTCCGCGCGAAGACAAAGCTGCACGCCTAAATCAGCTCGCAAAGAACTTCACCTTCTTCGGCGCGCCCGTTGGCCTGTTCTTCGCCATCGATCGGCAGATGGAACCTGGGCAATGGGCCGATCTCGGCATGTACATGCAGTCTATCATGCTGCTTGCCGTGGAGAGGGGATTGAGTACCTGCCCGCAGGAGGCCTGGGCGCTCTGGCACAAGACCGTTTCCGACTTCATCGGGCTGCCGTCCCATCTCATGCTGTTTTGCGGCATGGCACTGGGCTACACGGATCCCCAGCATCCGATCAACAGTCTGCGTGCAGACCGCGCCGATCTATCGGAGTTTACCACCTTCATCGGACTTTAA
- a CDS encoding NADPH:quinone oxidoreductase family protein: MKAVLVESYDRIENITIREVAKPELSPGMVRVRVQAAAVGFVDGLKVQGLYQTKDPLPFIPGSEFAGVVEDAAADVKGFASGTPVIGLVRNGGLAEYICAAAADLVVTPKGIDPEVGASFFANYHTALYALSSRGKLQSGETLLVLGAAGGVGIAAVQIGKLLGARVIAAASTEEKRQFAMKFGADAGLDYTRDGWRDELKELTGGHGADVIYDPVGGDLSLQAFRSIAWNGRHLVIGFASGTIPALRFNLPLLKGGALLGVDLAQIGRREPDVRDQVITQLFAWLSEKTLVPVVGKVFAFEEFHEAFKAMTTRSALGKMVVRVG; this comes from the coding sequence ATGAAAGCAGTTTTGGTCGAGAGCTACGATCGCATCGAGAATATCACCATCAGGGAGGTGGCCAAGCCGGAATTGTCACCGGGAATGGTGCGCGTTCGGGTCCAAGCAGCGGCGGTCGGATTTGTTGACGGTCTGAAGGTCCAGGGTTTGTACCAGACCAAGGACCCCTTGCCCTTCATTCCCGGTTCTGAGTTTGCCGGCGTCGTCGAGGACGCGGCCGCAGATGTTAAGGGCTTCGCATCTGGCACGCCGGTCATCGGCCTGGTCAGAAATGGTGGCCTCGCGGAATATATCTGCGCGGCGGCCGCGGACCTGGTCGTTACACCAAAGGGCATAGATCCCGAAGTCGGCGCCTCGTTTTTTGCCAACTATCATACCGCATTGTACGCGCTCAGCTCTCGCGGAAAGCTGCAGAGCGGCGAGACATTGCTGGTTCTGGGTGCCGCCGGCGGTGTTGGAATAGCTGCCGTTCAGATCGGGAAGCTGCTGGGTGCCCGGGTCATTGCAGCGGCTTCGACCGAGGAGAAGCGGCAGTTCGCGATGAAATTTGGCGCCGATGCCGGCCTAGATTACACGCGGGATGGATGGCGCGACGAACTGAAAGAGCTCACCGGCGGTCACGGGGCGGATGTGATCTACGACCCCGTTGGAGGAGATCTTAGCCTTCAGGCATTCCGATCGATCGCCTGGAATGGGCGACACCTGGTGATCGGCTTTGCGTCGGGGACGATTCCGGCGCTGCGGTTCAACCTGCCGCTTCTGAAGGGAGGCGCGCTGCTCGGCGTCGATCTGGCGCAGATTGGTCGCCGTGAACCGGACGTGCGAGATCAAGTCATAACCCAGCTGTTCGCCTGGTTGAGCGAGAAGACGCTTGTTCCTGTTGTCGGCAAGGTCTTCGCATTCGAGGAGTTCCATGAAGCGTTCAAAGCGATGACCACGCGCTCGGCTTTGGGAAAGATGGTCGTTCGGGTCGGCTGA
- a CDS encoding acyl-CoA dehydrogenase family protein — translation MINYRPSWLDSDLEMYRDTVSRFIDKEMLPRDEEARERGNVGHELWRKAGALGILCSDIPTEYGGGGGDFRHEAILYDAMARRGLTGMNPSVHTIVAHYLLNHGTEEQKREFLPRLASGELVGAIAMTEPGAGSDLQSIRTRAEKRGDTYVINGSKTFISNGLLAGLVLVVAKTDPAERASGMSVILVETAKAPGFRVGRVLDKLGLKAQDTSELFFDDVVVPASNLLGGVEGRGFYQLMSDLPYERTIIGVMAVAAMEGALESTLAFVRERKAFGKSISEFQNTKYRLAELATITKVTRSFVDECVEALVSGTLDAATASMAKLWASEQQGKVIDECLQLHGGYGFMNEYLIARMYADARVQRIYGGTSEMMKEVISRAL, via the coding sequence ATGATCAACTATCGACCCTCTTGGCTCGATTCTGACCTCGAGATGTATCGCGACACGGTGTCCCGCTTCATCGACAAAGAGATGCTGCCTCGGGACGAAGAGGCGCGCGAACGGGGCAATGTCGGGCACGAGCTTTGGCGGAAGGCCGGAGCGCTTGGGATTCTGTGTTCGGACATTCCGACTGAATATGGCGGGGGCGGCGGCGATTTTCGGCACGAAGCGATCCTCTATGATGCGATGGCTCGCCGCGGCTTGACGGGAATGAATCCGTCCGTTCACACGATCGTGGCGCACTATTTGCTGAACCACGGCACCGAGGAACAGAAGCGTGAGTTTTTGCCGCGTCTGGCAAGTGGCGAGCTCGTGGGCGCCATAGCGATGACCGAACCTGGAGCGGGCTCCGATCTACAATCCATTCGAACCCGTGCTGAGAAGCGCGGCGACACCTATGTCATCAATGGCTCCAAGACGTTCATATCCAACGGGCTCCTAGCAGGATTGGTGCTCGTCGTTGCGAAGACCGACCCGGCCGAGCGGGCAAGTGGGATGTCCGTTATTTTGGTCGAGACGGCAAAAGCACCCGGCTTTAGGGTAGGCCGCGTGCTCGATAAGCTGGGACTGAAGGCGCAAGACACATCCGAACTGTTCTTCGACGACGTCGTGGTCCCAGCGTCTAATCTCCTCGGTGGAGTGGAAGGTCGTGGCTTCTATCAGCTGATGTCCGACCTGCCTTATGAGCGCACCATTATCGGCGTGATGGCGGTGGCAGCAATGGAGGGAGCGCTCGAATCCACGCTTGCCTTTGTGCGCGAACGAAAGGCGTTCGGAAAGTCGATCTCTGAGTTTCAGAACACGAAATATCGGCTCGCCGAGTTGGCGACGATCACAAAGGTTACGCGCAGCTTCGTCGACGAGTGCGTCGAAGCCCTGGTTTCCGGGACGCTCGATGCGGCGACAGCGTCGATGGCTAAACTCTGGGCGTCAGAACAGCAGGGTAAGGTGATCGACGAGTGCCTTCAGCTGCATGGCGGATACGGATTCATGAACGAGTATCTCATTGCCCGCATGTATGCTGACGCTCGCGTGCAGCGCATTTACGGTGGAACCAGCGAAATGATGAAGGAAGTCATCTCCAGGGCGCTTTGA
- a CDS encoding ABC transporter substrate-binding protein yields the protein MFSRIIRTAALATAAMTLASGAALAQKKYDTGASDSEIKVGNLMPYSGPGSAYGVIGRVQAAYFKMINDKGGINGRKVNFISYDDAYSPPKAVEQTRKLVESDEVLLIFDPLGTANNTAIQKYLNSKKVPQLFVAAGATKFNDPKNFPWTTGWQPSYQSEAHAYAKYILKEKPNAKVAVFFQNDDLGKDYLKGLKDRLGMKIVAEESYETTEPTIDSHIVKLKASGADTLVNISSPKFAAQAIKKIAEVDWKPLHVLSNVSSSIGSVIKPAGFENAQGIISATYLKDPADPQWDSDPGMKEFQSFLSKYYPEGNKRDILLITGYALAETLAQTLKQCGDDLTRENVMKQAANLKQWRTEALLPGIYVNTSPTDFAPITQLQLMRFSGEKWELFGDVIDGDMAD from the coding sequence ATGTTTTCGAGAATTATACGCACTGCCGCCTTGGCGACAGCAGCGATGACGCTTGCATCAGGAGCCGCACTCGCGCAAAAAAAATACGACACAGGGGCTTCTGACAGCGAGATCAAAGTCGGCAACCTCATGCCGTATAGCGGGCCTGGATCAGCCTATGGTGTCATCGGACGGGTGCAAGCTGCATACTTCAAGATGATCAACGACAAGGGTGGCATCAACGGCCGCAAGGTCAACTTCATCAGCTATGATGATGCGTACTCCCCGCCCAAGGCTGTCGAGCAGACCCGCAAGCTGGTCGAGAGCGACGAAGTGCTGCTGATCTTCGATCCTCTCGGTACCGCGAACAACACTGCCATCCAGAAATACCTGAATAGCAAGAAGGTCCCGCAGCTCTTCGTAGCGGCCGGCGCCACCAAGTTCAACGATCCCAAGAACTTCCCCTGGACCACGGGATGGCAGCCGTCCTACCAGAGCGAGGCACACGCCTATGCGAAGTATATTCTCAAGGAGAAGCCAAACGCCAAGGTCGCCGTATTTTTTCAGAATGACGATCTGGGCAAGGATTATCTGAAGGGCCTCAAGGACAGGCTCGGCATGAAGATTGTCGCCGAGGAAAGTTACGAGACGACCGAACCGACAATCGACAGTCACATCGTGAAGCTCAAAGCCTCTGGTGCGGATACGTTGGTCAACATCAGCTCCCCGAAATTTGCGGCTCAAGCGATCAAGAAGATTGCTGAAGTCGATTGGAAGCCGCTGCATGTTCTGAGCAACGTCTCTTCCTCTATTGGCAGCGTGATCAAACCTGCCGGTTTTGAGAACGCCCAAGGCATCATTTCGGCCACTTATCTGAAGGACCCCGCGGATCCGCAGTGGGACAGTGATCCGGGGATGAAGGAGTTTCAGAGCTTCCTGAGCAAGTACTACCCTGAAGGCAACAAGCGGGACATCTTGCTGATTACCGGCTACGCCCTCGCGGAAACACTGGCGCAGACCTTGAAGCAATGCGGCGACGATCTCACACGGGAGAACGTCATGAAGCAGGCAGCTAACCTTAAGCAGTGGCGGACCGAGGCGCTGTTGCCTGGGATCTACGTTAACACCTCGCCGACCGACTTCGCACCCATTACCCAGCTTCAGCTGATGCGCTTTAGCGGCGAGAAGTGGGAACTGTTTGGAGACGTGATCGACGGGGACATGGCCGACTAA
- a CDS encoding branched-chain amino acid ABC transporter permease produces MTTADEVVAESHQAVEPVPKRAMTMSSITSIVVLLVLLAVPLFAKNFIIFQLTQLLYLGLAVLALNILTGGSGQFSLGQSAFYAIGAYVTAVMMERLNVPYFVCLPVAGVLCFGAGFLFGQPALRLSGVYLALATFALATAMPQLLKLNFLEHWTGGVQGLVVTKPDAPFGLPMSQDMWLYYFTLAVSLGIYVFSVNLLRSRSGRAFMAIRDNEIAASAMGINVALYKTLAFGVSAGITGVAGGLSAIAVQFVAPDSFTITLAIQLFLGMVVGGVGWLPGSIVGAAFIIFVPNIAEGISKGLSGAVFGVLLFFVIYLVPHGARQVAILVQSRIAKANQK; encoded by the coding sequence ATGACCACTGCCGATGAAGTTGTTGCGGAGAGCCACCAAGCGGTCGAACCGGTTCCGAAGCGGGCGATGACCATGAGCTCCATCACGTCCATTGTGGTACTGCTAGTCCTGTTGGCAGTGCCGTTGTTCGCCAAGAACTTCATCATCTTCCAACTGACCCAGCTCTTGTATCTTGGTCTCGCCGTGCTGGCGCTGAACATCTTGACCGGCGGCTCAGGCCAGTTCTCGCTCGGCCAGAGCGCGTTCTACGCCATCGGTGCCTACGTCACCGCGGTCATGATGGAGCGGCTCAACGTCCCGTACTTCGTCTGCCTTCCGGTCGCGGGCGTGCTCTGCTTCGGCGCCGGCTTCCTGTTTGGCCAACCTGCGCTGCGGCTTTCCGGTGTCTACCTGGCGCTTGCGACCTTCGCGCTTGCCACCGCCATGCCGCAGCTCCTCAAGCTGAATTTCCTCGAGCACTGGACCGGCGGCGTGCAGGGCCTCGTCGTCACCAAGCCCGACGCGCCGTTCGGCCTGCCGATGTCGCAGGACATGTGGCTCTATTATTTCACGCTCGCTGTGTCGCTGGGGATCTATGTCTTCTCGGTGAACCTGCTGCGCTCCCGGTCGGGCCGCGCCTTCATGGCGATCCGCGACAACGAGATCGCGGCCTCCGCCATGGGCATCAACGTCGCGCTCTACAAGACGCTCGCCTTCGGCGTCTCCGCCGGGATCACCGGCGTCGCTGGCGGCCTCAGCGCCATCGCGGTTCAGTTCGTCGCACCCGACAGCTTCACCATCACGCTCGCGATCCAGCTGTTCCTCGGCATGGTCGTCGGCGGCGTCGGCTGGCTGCCCGGCTCGATTGTCGGCGCCGCCTTTATCATCTTCGTGCCAAACATCGCGGAGGGCATCTCCAAGGGCCTCTCCGGCGCCGTGTTCGGCGTGCTGCTGTTCTTCGTCATCTATCTTGTGCCACATGGCGCCAGGCAGGTCGCGATCCTGGTCCAAAGCCGGATCGCCAAAGCAAATCAGAAGTGA
- a CDS encoding branched-chain amino acid ABC transporter permease → MELFANQVLAGIATGAIYACMALAVVMIYQAIDHLNFAQGEMAMFSTFISWQLMQWGVSYWAAFLITVAFSFIGGIAIERILFKPLAKAPVLTNVAGFIALFAIINSLAGLIWDFTIKQYPTPFGSAPFLGSQLISTHQAGMIGVTLLLLIGLYFFFQYTRIGLAMRAAASVPESARLVGINTSWMIALGWGMAAAIGSIAGMLVAPVVFLEPNMMGGILIYGFASAVLGGLSSPLGAVVGGFLVGIFENLVGTYIPGVGNELKLPIALALIIAVLGVKPAGLFGRSTVKRV, encoded by the coding sequence ATGGAGCTTTTCGCCAACCAAGTCCTGGCCGGGATTGCAACGGGCGCGATCTATGCCTGCATGGCGCTCGCGGTGGTCATGATCTACCAGGCGATCGACCATCTCAACTTCGCGCAGGGCGAGATGGCGATGTTCTCGACGTTCATCTCGTGGCAGCTGATGCAGTGGGGCGTGTCCTATTGGGCCGCCTTCCTGATTACGGTGGCATTTTCATTCATCGGTGGCATTGCGATCGAGCGCATCCTGTTCAAGCCGCTCGCGAAGGCGCCGGTGCTGACCAACGTCGCAGGCTTCATCGCGCTGTTCGCGATCATCAATTCCTTGGCCGGGCTGATCTGGGACTTCACCATCAAGCAGTACCCGACCCCGTTCGGCTCCGCGCCTTTCCTCGGCAGCCAGCTGATCTCGACCCACCAGGCCGGCATGATCGGCGTGACCCTGCTGCTCCTGATTGGTCTTTACTTCTTCTTCCAGTACACGCGGATCGGCCTCGCCATGCGGGCGGCGGCCTCGGTGCCTGAATCGGCCCGCCTTGTCGGCATCAACACGTCCTGGATGATCGCGCTCGGCTGGGGCATGGCAGCGGCGATCGGCTCGATCGCCGGCATGTTGGTCGCACCGGTCGTGTTCCTCGAGCCCAACATGATGGGCGGTATCTTGATCTATGGTTTTGCGTCGGCTGTCCTTGGCGGCCTCAGCTCGCCGCTGGGGGCCGTGGTCGGCGGCTTCCTGGTCGGCATCTTCGAGAACCTCGTCGGTACCTACATCCCCGGCGTCGGCAACGAGCTGAAACTCCCGATCGCGCTCGCGCTGATCATTGCCGTCCTGGGAGTTAAGCCCGCGGGCCTCTTTGGCCGAAGTACTGTTAAGCGGGTTTGA
- a CDS encoding ABC transporter ATP-binding protein has protein sequence MTMLLNVKDLRAYYGQVQALHGLSFSLNEGSLTTLLGANGAGKTTTLRAICNMVRSTGGIEFDGKPLNNRSTENIVRYGIAHVPQGRGTFTTMTVEENLQLGAVTRKDNAGIVSDIERMYAHFPVLKQRHTQQAGTLSGGEQQMLAVARALMLRPRLMLLDEPSFGLAPLVVRELFGILGKINREDKVSILVVEQNAQLALELADQAYVIETGRIVMSGDAKDIANNDEIRRSYLGY, from the coding sequence ATGACGATGCTGCTCAACGTCAAGGACCTGCGCGCCTATTACGGCCAGGTCCAGGCCCTCCACGGCCTGTCCTTCTCGCTCAACGAGGGCTCGCTGACGACGCTGCTCGGGGCCAACGGTGCCGGCAAGACCACCACGCTGCGCGCGATCTGCAACATGGTGCGCTCGACCGGCGGGATCGAGTTCGACGGCAAGCCGCTGAACAACCGTTCCACCGAGAACATCGTGCGCTACGGCATCGCCCATGTGCCGCAGGGCCGCGGCACCTTCACCACCATGACGGTTGAGGAAAACCTCCAGTTAGGGGCCGTCACCCGCAAGGACAATGCCGGCATCGTCTCCGACATCGAGCGCATGTATGCGCATTTCCCGGTTCTGAAGCAGCGCCACACCCAGCAGGCCGGCACGCTGTCGGGCGGTGAGCAGCAGATGCTCGCGGTCGCCCGCGCGCTGATGCTGCGGCCGCGGCTGATGCTGCTGGACGAGCCGTCCTTTGGCCTTGCGCCACTGGTCGTGCGCGAGCTGTTCGGCATCCTCGGCAAGATCAACCGCGAGGACAAGGTGTCGATTCTGGTGGTCGAACAGAACGCGCAGCTCGCGCTCGAGCTCGCCGACCAGGCCTATGTGATCGAGACCGGACGCATCGTGATGTCGGGCGACGCCAAGGACATCGCGAACAACGATGAAATCCGCAGATCCTATTTGGGTTACTGA
- a CDS encoding ABC transporter ATP-binding protein, producing MIQARQVGVQEALLSVCDVTVAFGGIVALNGVSFDMPKGQVLGLIGPNGAGKTTLFNCLSRLYQPSSGDILMEGKSILSRAPHRIAEIGIGRTFQNVALFPNLSVMDNVRVGAHARTSSDIVSDSLRLAWVRRSETAVNKKVHEILAYLDLEDVAHTIVSGLPFGTQKRVELARALAADPKILLLDEPAGGLNHEEVYVLGDLIRRIRDGRHMTVLLVEHHMGLVMSIADHVVALNFGKKLAEGTPAQVQADPDVIKAYLGSKDQ from the coding sequence ATGATTCAAGCGAGGCAAGTGGGTGTTCAAGAAGCCTTGCTCTCGGTTTGCGACGTAACCGTTGCTTTCGGAGGTATTGTCGCGCTTAACGGCGTGTCTTTCGACATGCCCAAGGGCCAGGTCCTCGGATTGATCGGCCCCAACGGCGCCGGCAAGACCACGCTGTTCAATTGCCTCTCCCGCCTCTACCAGCCGTCGTCCGGCGACATCCTCATGGAAGGCAAGAGCATCCTGTCGCGCGCGCCGCATCGCATCGCCGAGATCGGCATCGGCCGCACCTTCCAGAACGTCGCGCTGTTCCCCAACCTGTCGGTGATGGACAATGTCCGCGTCGGCGCCCATGCGAGGACCTCCAGCGACATCGTCAGCGACTCGCTCCGGCTGGCCTGGGTTCGCCGCAGCGAGACCGCCGTCAACAAGAAGGTCCACGAGATCCTCGCCTATCTCGATCTCGAGGATGTCGCCCACACCATCGTGTCCGGCCTGCCGTTCGGCACGCAAAAGCGCGTCGAGCTGGCGCGTGCGCTCGCGGCTGATCCAAAAATCCTGTTGCTCGACGAGCCGGCGGGCGGCCTCAATCACGAGGAAGTCTACGTGCTCGGCGATCTCATTCGCCGCATCCGCGACGGCAGGCACATGACCGTGCTGCTCGTCGAACACCACATGGGCCTCGTGATGTCGATCGCCGACCACGTGGTCGCGCTGAATTTCGGCAAGAAGCTCGCGGAAGGCACGCCCGCCCAGGTGCAGGCGGATCCCGACGTCATCAAGGCCTATCTCGGGAGCAAGGACCAATGA